In a single window of the Cupriavidus basilensis genome:
- a CDS encoding Asp/Glu racemase, with product MQKIFRIGQIVPSSNTTMETEIPAMLTLRQQVRPERFTFHSSRMRMKKVVKEELAAMDAESDRCALELSDARVDVLGYACLVAIMAMGHGYHRVSEKRLQAHTAANGADAPVITSAGALIDALKVIGAKRIAVVAPYMKPLTELVVDYIRNEGYEVVDWRALEIPDNLEVGRHDPARLPGIVAQMNTKDVDAIVLSACVQMPSLPAVAKVEAMTGKPVITAAIATTYAILKQLDLEPVVPGAGALLSGAY from the coding sequence GTGCAGAAAATTTTCCGTATCGGCCAGATCGTGCCGAGCTCGAACACCACCATGGAAACCGAGATCCCGGCGATGCTGACGTTGCGCCAGCAGGTGCGCCCCGAACGCTTCACCTTCCATTCCAGCCGCATGCGCATGAAGAAGGTGGTCAAGGAAGAACTGGCCGCCATGGACGCCGAGTCCGACCGCTGCGCGCTGGAACTGAGCGACGCCCGCGTCGACGTGCTGGGCTATGCCTGCCTGGTGGCCATCATGGCGATGGGCCACGGCTACCATCGCGTCTCTGAAAAGCGCCTGCAGGCTCATACCGCCGCCAACGGCGCTGACGCGCCCGTGATCACCAGCGCCGGCGCGCTGATCGACGCGCTCAAGGTCATCGGCGCCAAGCGCATCGCCGTGGTTGCGCCTTACATGAAGCCGCTGACCGAGCTGGTGGTGGACTACATCCGCAACGAAGGCTACGAAGTGGTGGACTGGCGCGCGCTGGAAATCCCCGACAACCTCGAAGTGGGCCGCCACGACCCCGCCAGGCTGCCCGGCATCGTCGCGCAGATGAACACCAAGGATGTGGACGCCATCGTGCTGTCCGCCTGCGTGCAGATGCCGTCGCTGCCGGCGGTGGCCAAGGTGGAAGCCATGACCGGCAAGCCCGTGATCACGGCCGCTATTGCCACCACTTACGCCATCCTCAAGCAGCTCGACCTGGAGCCGGTCGTGCCCGGCGCGGGTGCGCTGCTGTCGGGTGCCTATTGA
- a CDS encoding 2,5-dihydroxypyridine 5,6-dioxygenase, with product MPVSDHDLTQAWRQVLTLSKLEPGQTVTVLTGAATHPQTLRTAQMAATAMGAIVNRLDLPPVNADKALSRDALAYLGTTPLTGNPAAIAALKASDLVLDLMTLLFSPEQHEILSGGTKILLAVEPPEVLVRLVPTEGDRTRVKAATARLARAREMHITSDAGTDLRCALGEFPAISEYGFVDEPGRWDHWPSGFVLTWPDEGGTNGRIVLDRGDILLPMKSYVQEPIDITVEKGYVTRIEGGLDAELLSDYMASFNDPEAYAMSHIGWGLQPRARWSTLAMYDREATIGMDARAFEGNFLCSFGPNNEAGGSRTTACHIDIPVRHCTVRLDAEAVVEKGKVLDHEYQQAQQSQQRDAKGAIHA from the coding sequence ATGCCAGTAAGCGATCACGACCTGACCCAGGCATGGCGCCAGGTGCTCACCCTGTCAAAACTGGAGCCGGGCCAGACGGTCACGGTGCTGACCGGCGCCGCCACGCATCCGCAAACGCTGCGCACGGCGCAGATGGCGGCCACCGCGATGGGCGCCATCGTCAACCGGCTGGACCTGCCGCCCGTCAACGCAGACAAGGCGCTCAGCCGCGACGCGCTGGCTTATCTCGGCACTACGCCGCTGACCGGCAACCCGGCCGCCATCGCCGCGCTCAAGGCCAGCGACCTGGTGCTGGACCTGATGACGCTGCTGTTCTCGCCCGAACAGCACGAGATCCTCTCCGGCGGCACCAAGATCCTGCTGGCGGTGGAGCCGCCCGAGGTGCTGGTGCGGCTGGTGCCCACCGAAGGCGACCGCACCCGCGTGAAAGCCGCCACGGCGCGGCTGGCGCGCGCGCGGGAGATGCACATCACGTCCGATGCCGGCACCGACCTGCGCTGCGCGCTGGGCGAGTTTCCCGCCATCAGCGAGTATGGCTTTGTCGATGAGCCGGGCCGCTGGGACCATTGGCCAAGCGGCTTCGTGCTGACCTGGCCGGACGAGGGTGGCACCAACGGGCGCATCGTGCTCGATCGCGGCGACATCCTGCTGCCGATGAAATCCTATGTGCAGGAGCCGATCGACATCACGGTGGAGAAAGGCTACGTGACCCGCATCGAAGGCGGCCTGGATGCCGAGCTGCTGAGCGACTACATGGCCTCGTTCAACGACCCCGAGGCCTACGCCATGTCGCATATCGGCTGGGGCCTGCAGCCGCGCGCGCGCTGGTCCACGCTCGCCATGTATGACCGCGAGGCCACCATCGGCATGGATGCGCGCGCGTTCGAAGGCAACTTCCTGTGCTCCTTCGGCCCGAACAACGAAGCCGGCGGCAGCCGCACCACGGCCTGCCATATCGATATCCCCGTGCGCCATTGCACGGTGCGGCTGGACGCAGAGGCGGTGGTTGAAAAAGGAAAGGTGCTGGATCACGAGTACCAGCAAGCGCAGCAAAGCCAGCAACGAGATGCCAAGGGAGCCATCCATGCATGA
- a CDS encoding N-carbamoylsarcosine amidohydrolase, protein MHDEVKTYQRQGFGAALEPKAPYGLLIIDFVNGFADPAVFGGGNIPQAIANTVPLLATAREQGWPVAHSRIVFADDDSDHNIFTQKVPGLLALKEDSHNSAIVGQLAPRAGELVVRKTVPSAFFGTSLAAWLNQRGVQTLLVAGCVTSGCVRASVVDAMSYGFRPLVLSDCVGDRAIGPHDANLFDMAQKNATVMPRDEALAMLARATATATATA, encoded by the coding sequence ATGCATGATGAAGTGAAGACCTACCAGCGCCAGGGCTTCGGCGCCGCGCTGGAACCGAAGGCACCTTACGGCCTGCTGATCATCGACTTCGTCAACGGCTTCGCCGACCCGGCTGTCTTCGGCGGCGGCAATATCCCCCAGGCCATCGCCAACACCGTGCCCCTGCTGGCCACGGCGCGCGAGCAGGGCTGGCCGGTGGCGCACAGCCGCATCGTGTTTGCCGACGACGACAGCGACCACAACATCTTCACGCAGAAGGTGCCCGGCCTGCTGGCCCTGAAGGAAGACAGCCACAACAGCGCCATCGTCGGGCAACTGGCGCCGCGCGCGGGTGAACTGGTGGTGCGCAAGACCGTGCCATCGGCCTTTTTCGGCACCTCGTTGGCCGCATGGCTGAACCAGCGCGGCGTGCAGACGCTGCTGGTGGCGGGCTGCGTGACCAGCGGCTGCGTGCGCGCCAGCGTGGTCGATGCCATGTCGTACGGCTTCCGCCCGCTGGTGCTGTCGGATTGCGTGGGCGATCGCGCTATCGGGCCGCACGATGCCAACCTGTTCGACATGGCGCAGAAGAACGCCACGGTGATGCCGCGCGACGAAGCGCTGGCGATGCTGGCGCGGGCTACGGCCACGGCTACGGCTACGGCTTAA
- a CDS encoding (2Fe-2S)-binding protein, whose protein sequence is MNTPRPLCLRVNRTTYQLDAEVDPDTPLLYVLRNDLACNGPKYGCGLGQCGACTVLVDGVAARSCVIPVKAVAQRAITTLDGLATGGQPDPVQQAFIDEQAAQCGYCLNGMIMTAKALLAENPDPSEAQIREALRFNLCRCGTHVEILRAVQRAGTLLRQAASRDGAA, encoded by the coding sequence ATGAACACGCCCCGCCCCCTGTGCCTCCGGGTCAACCGGACCACGTACCAGCTCGATGCCGAGGTCGACCCCGACACGCCGCTGCTCTACGTCCTGCGCAATGACCTTGCTTGCAACGGCCCTAAGTACGGCTGCGGGCTGGGCCAGTGCGGCGCATGCACGGTGCTGGTGGACGGGGTGGCGGCGCGCTCCTGCGTGATTCCCGTGAAAGCGGTGGCGCAACGCGCCATCACCACGCTCGACGGGCTGGCCACCGGCGGGCAGCCCGACCCTGTACAGCAAGCCTTTATCGATGAACAGGCCGCGCAGTGCGGCTATTGCCTGAACGGCATGATCATGACCGCCAAGGCGCTCCTGGCGGAAAACCCCGACCCCAGCGAGGCGCAGATCCGCGAGGCACTGCGCTTCAACCTTTGCCGCTGCGGCACGCACGTGGAGATCCTGCGCGCAGTGCAACGCGCTGGCACGCTGCTGCGCCAGGCCGCAAGCCGGGATGGCGCGGCATGA
- a CDS encoding FAD-dependent monooxygenase, which translates to MQGKPRIAVIGAGLGGTVAAALLQRAGFQVKLYEQAPAFSRLGAGIHVGPNVMKVMRRIGLEDALNDMGCHPDYWYSRDWQSGEVIAQIPLGDYALSHYGASYLTVHRGDFHALLTEAVAPGTLLFDKKLASVEDLGHVVRLSFADGTVDEADIVIGADGVNSRIRETLLGAEPPKYTGYVAHRAVFPIARVKGFTHDRCTKWWSDDRHMMVYFDTSKLDEIYYVTGVPEPTWDMTKSWLPSSIEEMRAAFDGWHEGVQSLIEGTVEVTKWPLLERDPLPVWSRGRLVLLGDACHPMKPHMAQGAAMAIEDAAMLTRCLQQTGLSDFGAAFSLYEANRAERAGKVQLVSHNNTWLRTNENPDWCFGYDVFNEPLVEAGRVAAAA; encoded by the coding sequence GTGCAAGGCAAACCACGGATCGCAGTCATTGGCGCCGGGCTGGGGGGGACGGTTGCGGCCGCCCTGCTGCAGCGCGCCGGATTCCAAGTCAAGCTGTATGAGCAGGCTCCGGCGTTCTCGCGCCTGGGCGCCGGCATCCACGTCGGGCCCAATGTGATGAAGGTCATGCGCAGGATCGGCCTCGAAGATGCGCTCAACGACATGGGCTGCCACCCGGACTACTGGTACAGCCGCGACTGGCAAAGCGGCGAAGTGATCGCCCAGATCCCGCTTGGGGACTATGCGCTGTCGCACTACGGCGCCAGCTACCTGACCGTGCACCGTGGGGATTTCCACGCCCTGCTGACCGAGGCGGTGGCGCCCGGCACGCTGCTGTTCGACAAGAAGCTGGCCAGCGTGGAAGACCTGGGCCACGTGGTGCGCCTGAGCTTTGCCGACGGCACCGTGGACGAAGCCGACATCGTGATCGGCGCGGACGGTGTGAACTCCCGCATCCGCGAGACACTGCTGGGCGCCGAGCCGCCCAAGTACACCGGCTACGTGGCGCACCGCGCCGTGTTCCCGATCGCGCGTGTCAAGGGCTTCACCCATGACCGCTGCACCAAGTGGTGGTCCGACGATCGCCACATGATGGTGTACTTCGATACCAGCAAGCTTGACGAGATCTACTACGTCACCGGCGTGCCCGAGCCCACCTGGGACATGACCAAGAGCTGGCTGCCCAGCAGCATCGAGGAAATGCGCGCCGCGTTCGACGGCTGGCACGAAGGCGTGCAATCGCTGATCGAAGGCACCGTGGAAGTGACCAAGTGGCCGCTGCTGGAGCGCGATCCGCTGCCGGTGTGGAGCCGCGGCCGCCTGGTGCTGCTGGGGGATGCCTGCCACCCGATGAAGCCGCATATGGCGCAGGGCGCGGCCATGGCCATCGAAGACGCGGCCATGCTGACCCGCTGCCTGCAGCAGACCGGGCTGTCGGACTTCGGCGCCGCGTTCTCGCTGTACGAAGCCAACCGCGCCGAGCGTGCCGGCAAGGTGCAACTGGTCTCGCACAACAACACGTGGCTGCGCACCAACGAGAACCCGGACTGGTGCTTCGGTTACGATGTGTTCAACGAGCCGCTGGTGGAAGCCGGGCGCGTGGCCGCCGCAGCCTGA
- a CDS encoding TetR/AcrR family transcriptional regulator, translating to MSTPTAKKSAAAGTRARQAQDTRAKILKAAIKVFALRGYEGGRVEKISSLAKTYDRMIYYYFGSKEKLFVEVLETIYIQLNEAEQALKLDPEDPVRALTQLIDFVWGYYLDHPEFVAILSSENMSQGKHAKKSSRLREISSYALSVLDGILVRGKAAGLFQPDVLARDIYLVIASLGYFYNSNHHTLSAFLGEPMMSKPALEHWRDVIQRTVLSTVCVPGTGIAPAGQAPAEAEAAAPAARKKPARAKRA from the coding sequence ATGAGCACCCCGACCGCTAAGAAAAGCGCGGCAGCCGGAACCCGGGCCCGGCAAGCTCAGGACACCCGAGCCAAGATCCTCAAGGCCGCCATCAAGGTCTTCGCCTTGCGCGGCTACGAAGGCGGGCGCGTGGAGAAGATCTCCTCGCTGGCCAAGACCTACGACCGGATGATCTATTACTACTTCGGCAGCAAGGAAAAGCTGTTCGTCGAAGTGCTCGAAACCATCTACATCCAGCTCAACGAGGCCGAGCAGGCGCTCAAGCTCGACCCCGAGGATCCGGTCCGCGCGCTGACCCAGCTGATCGACTTCGTCTGGGGCTACTACCTCGATCATCCCGAGTTCGTCGCCATCCTGTCCAGCGAGAACATGAGCCAGGGCAAGCATGCCAAGAAGTCGAGCCGGCTCCGGGAGATCTCCAGCTACGCCCTGTCTGTGCTGGACGGCATCCTGGTGCGCGGCAAGGCTGCCGGGCTGTTCCAACCCGATGTGCTCGCCCGCGATATCTACCTGGTGATCGCGTCGCTGGGCTACTTCTACAACTCGAATCATCATACGCTCAGCGCTTTCCTGGGCGAGCCCATGATGAGCAAGCCGGCGCTGGAGCACTGGCGCGATGTGATCCAGCGTACGGTGCTGAGCACGGTTTGCGTGCCGGGCACCGGCATCGCCCCGGCTGGGCAGGCCCCGGCCGAAGCCGAGGCGGCGGCGCCCGCCGCCCGCAAGAAGCCGGCACGCGCCAAGCGTGCCTGA
- a CDS encoding alpha/beta fold hydrolase: protein MSEFLHGGNVFANGIRQHYLRYGGSTGARAQRDAVVIVPGITSPAVTWGFVGEQFGKHFDTYILDVRGRGLSEAGDALDYSLDAQAADVTAFAQALGLARYAIVGHSMGARIGIRAARGNPAGLTRLVMVDPPVSGPGRRAYPSQLPWYVDSIRLARQGIDAEGMRRFCPTWTDEQLRLRAEWLHTCDERAIVTSFEDFHRDDVHADMPLVQVPTLLMVAGRGDVIRAEDIEEIRGLLPAVQVARVPDAGHMIPWDDEAGFYRAFGDFLGAPLLQDQAAA, encoded by the coding sequence ATGAGCGAGTTTCTCCACGGCGGCAACGTGTTCGCCAATGGCATCCGCCAGCATTACCTGCGCTACGGCGGCAGCACCGGCGCGCGCGCGCAGCGCGACGCCGTGGTGATCGTGCCCGGCATCACCAGCCCGGCGGTCACCTGGGGCTTTGTCGGCGAACAGTTCGGCAAGCACTTCGATACCTACATCCTGGATGTGCGCGGGCGCGGCTTGTCCGAGGCGGGCGATGCGCTGGACTACAGCCTGGATGCGCAAGCCGCGGACGTGACGGCGTTCGCGCAGGCACTGGGCCTGGCGCGCTACGCCATCGTCGGCCATTCCATGGGCGCGCGCATCGGCATCCGCGCCGCGCGCGGCAATCCCGCCGGGCTGACGCGGCTGGTGATGGTGGACCCGCCCGTGTCGGGCCCGGGACGGCGCGCCTATCCCTCCCAGCTGCCGTGGTACGTGGACTCCATCCGCCTGGCGCGCCAGGGCATCGATGCCGAAGGCATGCGCCGCTTCTGCCCGACCTGGACAGATGAGCAGTTGCGCCTGCGCGCCGAGTGGCTGCACACCTGCGACGAGCGCGCCATCGTGACGAGCTTCGAGGACTTCCATCGCGACGATGTGCATGCGGACATGCCCTTGGTGCAGGTACCCACGCTGCTGATGGTGGCAGGCCGCGGCGATGTGATCCGCGCGGAAGACATCGAAGAGATTCGCGGCCTGCTGCCTGCCGTGCAGGTTGCCCGCGTGCCGGATGCGGGCCACATGATCCCGTGGGACGACGAGGCCGGCTTCTACCGCGCCTTCGGCGATTTCCTCGGCGCGCCGCTGCTGCAGGACCAGGCTGCCGCCTGA
- a CDS encoding c-type cytochrome — translation MSGRDDLIMAQAGPGAWQPPPEREWLAGHVVRPPVLAWQTSTLLSARLIDCDETAARAVPGVATVLRRGDFLGVAADTAPQALQAAHALHARWQAPPTAAASGLPLARRIVAEHGDAAQAMADAAGRSAQDYQWPLAGLQAAGCSALADWRDSALRVWLPSRRPGALRAELAALLGIGEDRITLICWQAPGHDEDPLYAHHAAADAALLAHAAGRVVRVRVEAHELGATQAMVNTHIESAWTPNGEIAAYAVNTAVDARGSAAVMHAPPLALWLTRTTAPVSEITPEASAGRDTRDDAILPPYRFDSLSVTQADLPGQPRVESTPAQAARAHVFAHESHLDEVAAASAQDPVALRLRHLDDARGAGLVRRVAAQANWQPRGERPQAQQNVRRGRGFAYASTIEAGPADGGQPVRSWSAWVAEVEVDATTGEVSVTGVTLGHDSDAGEQGGANAVALQREAARAAQQLTVDGSRFDSWPAANLPAVHNASLPALATEQLPEVRVAGALRPASATLGTSAAATLSAAPAVANAIFDATGVRLREPPFSGERIRLALAAQANPEGTPRRGAARKRNWLLAGATAAAGLFATAMPWRAPIAPVAPPGAGFYSAATIERGRLVAAAGDCAVCHTAPNGARNAGGLALDTPFGTIYSTNITPDVETGIGNWSYAAFERAMRQGIHRDGRHLYPAFPYTAFAKTSDGDLQALYAYLMAAEPVRAKAPETALAFPYNLRPLMAGWNLLFHSPKPFEADPARSAQWNRGAYLAEGLGHCSACHSPRNALGAEQGGRRYLGGGEAEGWEAPALGKLSHAPVPWTEQSLFSYLRTGYAPHHGAAAGPMAPVIEELALLPEEDVRAIAHYVASFGDTQPDAAAASAQAQQLEQRSADAARTLGGPAARLYQNACAVCHQSDQGIRQFGIKPSLALNSNLHGDKPDNLIRVLLDGIPTPGTSDLGYMPAFGESLDDRQLTQLVHYLRKRFAPDKPAWDNVDDTLARLRAAPTHQPTH, via the coding sequence ATGAGCGGGCGCGACGACCTCATCATGGCGCAGGCCGGCCCCGGCGCATGGCAGCCGCCGCCCGAGCGGGAGTGGCTGGCCGGGCACGTCGTCCGTCCGCCCGTGCTGGCATGGCAAACAAGCACGCTGCTTAGCGCCCGCCTGATCGATTGCGATGAGACGGCCGCGCGCGCGGTGCCCGGTGTTGCCACGGTACTGCGCCGGGGCGACTTTCTCGGCGTCGCTGCCGATACCGCGCCACAGGCGCTGCAAGCCGCCCACGCGCTGCACGCCCGCTGGCAGGCCCCGCCAACAGCGGCAGCCTCGGGCTTGCCGCTCGCCCGCCGCATCGTTGCCGAACACGGCGACGCCGCCCAGGCCATGGCGGATGCCGCCGGCCGCAGCGCGCAGGATTATCAATGGCCACTCGCCGGCCTGCAAGCCGCCGGCTGCTCCGCGCTTGCGGACTGGCGCGACAGCGCGCTGCGCGTGTGGCTGCCCAGCCGTCGCCCCGGCGCGTTGCGGGCCGAGCTCGCCGCCCTGCTCGGCATCGGCGAAGACCGCATTACCTTGATCTGCTGGCAGGCTCCGGGCCACGACGAAGATCCCCTGTACGCCCACCATGCCGCCGCCGATGCCGCCCTGCTGGCGCATGCGGCCGGGCGAGTGGTGCGCGTACGCGTGGAGGCCCATGAACTTGGCGCCACGCAGGCCATGGTCAACACCCACATCGAAAGCGCCTGGACGCCCAATGGCGAGATCGCCGCCTATGCCGTCAACACGGCCGTGGATGCGCGCGGCAGCGCCGCGGTCATGCATGCGCCGCCGCTGGCCCTGTGGCTGACCCGCACGACAGCGCCGGTCAGCGAGATAACGCCGGAAGCATCCGCCGGACGCGACACGCGCGACGATGCCATCCTGCCACCCTACCGCTTTGACAGCCTGAGCGTGACGCAGGCCGACCTGCCGGGACAGCCGCGCGTGGAGAGCACGCCGGCGCAGGCAGCGCGCGCCCACGTGTTCGCGCATGAGTCGCACCTGGACGAAGTGGCGGCGGCTAGCGCGCAGGATCCCGTGGCCTTGCGGCTGCGCCATCTCGACGACGCGCGCGGCGCTGGCCTCGTGCGCCGGGTCGCGGCGCAGGCTAACTGGCAGCCACGCGGCGAACGCCCGCAAGCGCAACAGAACGTACGGCGCGGACGCGGCTTTGCGTACGCCAGCACCATCGAAGCCGGGCCGGCCGATGGCGGCCAGCCCGTGCGCAGCTGGTCAGCCTGGGTGGCGGAAGTCGAAGTGGATGCCACCACCGGCGAGGTCAGCGTCACCGGCGTCACGCTAGGACACGACAGCGATGCGGGTGAACAAGGCGGGGCCAATGCCGTGGCCTTGCAGCGGGAGGCCGCGCGCGCCGCGCAGCAACTCACCGTCGACGGCAGCCGCTTCGATAGCTGGCCCGCCGCCAACCTGCCCGCGGTACACAATGCCAGCCTGCCGGCGCTTGCCACCGAGCAATTGCCGGAAGTGCGCGTTGCCGGTGCGCTGCGCCCCGCCAGCGCCACGCTCGGCACGAGCGCCGCCGCCACCCTGTCCGCTGCGCCGGCCGTAGCCAATGCCATCTTCGACGCCACCGGCGTGCGCCTGCGCGAGCCGCCCTTCAGCGGCGAACGCATCCGGCTTGCGCTGGCCGCGCAGGCCAATCCCGAGGGCACGCCCAGGCGCGGTGCCGCCCGCAAGCGCAACTGGCTGCTGGCCGGCGCCACCGCCGCGGCCGGCTTGTTCGCCACAGCCATGCCATGGCGCGCGCCTATCGCCCCGGTGGCCCCGCCGGGGGCCGGCTTCTACTCGGCCGCTACCATCGAGCGTGGCCGGCTGGTAGCGGCGGCCGGGGATTGCGCGGTCTGCCATACGGCGCCCAACGGCGCGCGCAATGCGGGCGGGCTGGCGCTGGACACACCGTTCGGCACCATTTACAGCACCAACATCACACCCGATGTCGAGACCGGCATCGGCAACTGGTCCTACGCGGCGTTCGAGCGCGCCATGCGCCAGGGCATTCATCGCGATGGCCGGCATCTTTACCCGGCGTTCCCCTACACCGCCTTTGCCAAGACCAGCGATGGCGATCTGCAGGCGCTCTACGCCTACCTGATGGCCGCCGAGCCGGTGCGCGCCAAGGCGCCCGAGACCGCGCTGGCCTTCCCCTACAACCTGCGCCCGCTGATGGCCGGATGGAACCTGCTGTTCCACAGCCCCAAGCCCTTCGAGGCCGATCCGGCCCGCTCGGCGCAGTGGAACCGCGGCGCTTACCTGGCCGAAGGGCTGGGCCACTGCAGCGCCTGCCATTCGCCGCGCAACGCGCTGGGCGCCGAGCAAGGCGGGCGGCGCTATCTTGGCGGCGGCGAGGCCGAAGGCTGGGAGGCGCCCGCGCTGGGCAAGCTGTCGCACGCGCCGGTGCCGTGGACGGAGCAATCGCTGTTCTCCTACCTGCGCACCGGCTACGCCCCGCATCATGGCGCGGCGGCCGGGCCGATGGCGCCGGTAATCGAAGAGCTGGCGCTGCTGCCCGAGGAGGATGTGCGCGCCATCGCTCACTATGTGGCATCGTTCGGCGACACGCAGCCCGATGCGGCGGCGGCCAGCGCACAGGCGCAGCAGCTTGAGCAACGCAGCGCCGACGCCGCGCGCACGCTTGGCGGACCCGCCGCGCGCCTGTACCAGAATGCCTGCGCGGTCTGCCACCAGAGCGACCAGGGCATCAGGCAATTCGGCATCAAGCCGTCGCTGGCGCTCAATAGCAACCTGCACGGCGACAAGCCGGACAACCTGATCCGCGTGCTGCTGGATGGCATTCCCACGCCGGGGACAAGCGATCTGGGCTATATGCCGGCCTTTGGCGAGAGCCTGGACGACCGTCAGCTGACGCAACTGGTGCACTACCTGCGCAAGCGCTTCGCCCCCGACAAACCCGCCTGGGACAACGTGGACGATACGCTCGCGCGGCTGCGCGCGGCCCCCACTCACCAACCCACTCATTAA
- a CDS encoding MFS transporter — MSYQYPDGAAGVLPAAAEPDIYRKVTWRLIPFFCACYLAAYLDRINVGLAKLQMLDDLHFSETIYGLGAGLFFVGYILFEVPSNLVLQKVGARLWIARIMVTWGLLSGATMFVTTPTQFYVLRFLLGAAEAGFLPGVLLYLTYWFPTHKRSKIIALFMMGLPLASMIGSPLSGWIMTAFAGMHGWAGWQWLFFLEAIPSVLLGVMVFFYLPNGIKDAKWLQADEKRTLQRNLDTDVLVENNHSLMAAFADRRVWMLGLIDMCLLMGTYSIGFWMPTIIRDSGVASPLHIGLLTAIPHAAAVIGMLLNGAHSDKTRERRWHIVLPTLAGAAGLVGSTFVTGSTSATLVMLTVANVGIVATFPVFWCLPSTFLSGTAAAAGIALACSVANLGGFAATYLLGWLKDTFHSPSAGLILFAGCLVASCFLVLAMPAKVVNR; from the coding sequence ATGTCGTATCAGTATCCAGACGGCGCGGCGGGCGTACTACCCGCGGCGGCCGAGCCAGACATCTACCGCAAGGTGACCTGGCGCCTGATCCCGTTCTTCTGCGCCTGCTATCTCGCCGCCTATCTCGACCGCATCAACGTCGGATTGGCCAAGCTGCAGATGCTGGACGACCTGCACTTCAGCGAGACGATCTACGGGCTGGGCGCGGGCCTGTTCTTCGTGGGCTACATCCTGTTCGAGGTGCCCAGCAACCTGGTGCTGCAAAAGGTGGGCGCGCGCCTCTGGATCGCCCGCATCATGGTGACGTGGGGCTTGCTGTCCGGGGCGACCATGTTCGTCACCACGCCAACGCAGTTCTACGTGCTGCGCTTCTTGCTGGGCGCAGCGGAGGCGGGCTTCCTGCCCGGCGTGCTGCTATACCTGACCTACTGGTTCCCCACCCACAAGCGCAGCAAGATCATCGCGCTGTTCATGATGGGCCTGCCGCTTGCCAGCATGATCGGCAGCCCGCTGTCCGGCTGGATCATGACCGCTTTTGCCGGCATGCACGGCTGGGCCGGCTGGCAGTGGCTGTTCTTCCTGGAGGCCATCCCCTCGGTGCTGCTGGGCGTGATGGTGTTTTTCTACCTGCCCAACGGCATCAAGGACGCCAAGTGGCTGCAGGCTGACGAAAAGCGCACGTTGCAGCGCAACCTGGATACGGACGTGCTGGTGGAAAACAACCACTCGCTCATGGCCGCCTTCGCCGATCGCCGCGTGTGGATGCTGGGCCTGATCGACATGTGCCTGCTGATGGGCACGTACTCCATCGGCTTCTGGATGCCCACCATCATCCGCGACTCCGGCGTGGCCAGCCCGCTGCACATCGGCCTGCTCACCGCCATCCCGCACGCCGCGGCGGTGATCGGCATGCTGCTCAACGGCGCCCACTCCGACAAGACGCGCGAGCGCCGCTGGCACATTGTGCTGCCCACCCTGGCAGGCGCCGCCGGCCTGGTCGGCAGCACCTTCGTCACCGGCTCCACCTCCGCCACCCTGGTGATGCTGACGGTGGCCAACGTAGGCATCGTGGCGACCTTCCCGGTGTTCTGGTGCCTGCCATCCACCTTCCTGAGCGGCACCGCGGCCGCCGCCGGTATCGCACTGGCCTGCTCGGTCGCCAACCTGGGCGGCTTCGCGGCCACCTACCTGCTGGGCTGGCTGAAGGACACCTTCCACAGCCCGAGCGCCGGCCTGATCCTGTTCGCAGGCTGCCTGGTGGCGAGTTGCTTCCTGGTGCTGGCGATGCCGGCCAAGGTGGTCAACCGGTAA